The following coding sequences are from one Devosia neptuniae window:
- a CDS encoding phage tail protein, which yields MIQLGDGTTPTEVFVAPCALTSKGINFSAESNDFNVPDCDDEDAAVWTERVVSALSAGVSGSGTLATESLDLWEEWFLSGAAKNIRVKIDKPVAQGGRHYAMSAILTAFNITANIGELAQIEVEIASNGEVVSVPAAA from the coding sequence TTGATCCAACTTGGCGATGGCACCACGCCGACAGAAGTCTTTGTCGCGCCATGCGCACTGACTTCCAAGGGCATCAACTTTTCCGCTGAATCAAACGACTTCAACGTGCCGGACTGCGACGACGAAGACGCTGCGGTATGGACTGAGCGCGTCGTTTCTGCGCTTTCCGCCGGCGTGTCGGGGTCAGGTACTCTGGCCACGGAAAGCCTCGACCTCTGGGAAGAGTGGTTCCTTTCTGGCGCCGCCAAAAACATTCGCGTGAAGATCGACAAGCCAGTTGCACAGGGCGGCCGACATTACGCCATGAGCGCCATTCTGACGGCGTTCAACATTACTGCCAACATCGGCGAACTCGCCCAAATCGAAGTTGAAATTGCCAGCAACGGCGAGGTCGTATCCGTTCCCGCCGCCGCCTAG